The Pyrenophora tritici-repentis strain M4 chromosome 10, whole genome shotgun sequence genome contains a region encoding:
- a CDS encoding DDE-3 multi-domain protein translates to MPGTGHRLQPAVLQAILDRIAACESDRAISRATGASRNTVAKLRLSLEFWGVPYPPRCVRLGRPSILRQAQREGLQAYLNGSPGAYMDEMRDFLYDEYDVRISLASVYRELEKMRWSRKLATKRAKEQSEPLRRLYLARMAQHYKAEQIVALDESACNERTGDRKYGWSPIGEPVELSHSFRRSERWSLLPAMTIDGYISYKIFQGAITSEILEDFLEFQVLPFCNPHPGPASVIVLDNASIHRSERVRVLCQSAGVLLEYLPPYSPDFNPIEKSFKQLKGWMKRNSAQAENFIDFGVFLEYAAQLVCCNINCRSWFHRCGYPY, encoded by the coding sequence atgccaggcaccggccaccgcttgcagcccgctgttctccaggctatcctcgaccgaattgctgcctgcgaaagtgatcgagccatctctagagctacaggtgcgagccgtaacacagtagcaaagctgaggttgagcttagagttttggggcgtgccttatccgccgcgctgcgttcgacttgggcggccatctatactccggcaagctcagcgcgaaggccttcaggcatacctcaatggctcaccgggcgcatacatggatgagatgagggacttcttgtacgacgagtacgacgttaggataagccttgcgagcgtttaccgagagctagagaagatgagatggtctcgcaagcttgcaacaaagcgggcaaaggagcagagtgagccactccgccgcctctatcttgccaggatggcgcaacactataaggcggagcagatcgttgcgttggacgagagcgcctgcaatgagcgtacgggcgaccgcaagtatggctggtctccaatcggggagccggtggagctatcacacagcttcaggcgatcagaacggtggtcgctgctgccagccatgacgatagatggctacataagctataagatctttcaaggcgcgattacatctgagatcctagaagacttcttagagtttcaagtgctgccgttctgcaatcctcacccagggccagcctcagtaatcgtgcttgataacgcctccatccatcgatcagagcgtgtacgggtgctttgccaaagtgctggagtactccttgagtatctgccgccatactcaccagatttcaaccccatcgagaagagctttaagcagctcaaggggtggatgaaaaggaattcagcgcaagcggagaacttcattgactttggggtctttcttgagtatgcagcgcagctggtgtgctgtaatattaactgcagaagctggttccataggtgtggctatccctattaa
- a CDS encoding Leucine-rich repeat (LRR) protein encodes MLSLILPSLLALAQGAPHGHPKGNSTGLNAGLVSDLAVAKAFAAHITGPSNVTANWTAAGDDLSLWDGFFLETNPDTNQLALASVDINGFGLEGDYQLEGFLDKLHDLALFHANSNNFKGTIPKINKLKYLYELDVSNNKLSGSFPKNALGVNGLTFFDIRFNSFSGKLPSDLFTTWPQIEAIFVNNNEFEGEIPNSIGAFPGQYLALANNKLSGAIPTTVANMASLQEFLLLGNQLTGTIPQGLGNLVNLTVFDASHNQLTGPVPEDLCASKSVQNITLEGNNLDKNLGPNCAQALKKGVLTI; translated from the coding sequence ATGTTGTCTCTCATCCTCCCCAGCCTTTTGGCCCTTGCTCAGGGTGCCCCGCACGGCCACCCCAAGGGAAACAGCACTGGACTCAACGCAGGCCTAGTCAGTGATCTTGCTGTAGCGAAAGCCTTCGCCGCGCACATCACGGGCCCCAGCAACGTCACCGCAAACTGGACTGCGGCTGGTGACGATCTGTCCCTATGGGATGGCTTCTTCCTAGAGACCAACCCCGACACCAACCAGCTCGCACTCGCATCCGTCGACATCAACGGCTTCGGCCTGGAGGGCGACTACCAGTTGGAAGGCTTCCTCGACAAGCTTCACGACCTTGCCTTGTTCCATGCCAATAGCAACAACTTCAAGGGCACCATTCCCAAGATCAACAAGTTGAAGTACTTGTACGAGCTCGACGTCAGCAACAACAAGCTGTCCGGATCGTTCCCCAAGAACGCACTCGGTGTCAACGGACTTACCTTCTTCGACATCCGCTTCAACAGCTTCTCCGGAAAGCTCCCCAGTGATCTCTTCACCACATGGCCCCAAATCGAGGCCATCTTCGTCAACAACAACGAGTTCGAGGGCGAGATCCCCAACAGCATTGGTGCTTTCCCCGGCCAGTACCTCGCCTTGGCCAACAACAAGTTGAGCGGTGCTATCCCCACCACCGTCGCCAACATGGCTAGCCTCCAGGAGTTCCTCCTCCTCGGTAACCAGCTTACCGGCACCATCCCCCAGGGCCTCGGTAACCTCGTCAACCTCACTGTCTTTGACGCTTCCCACAACCAGTTGACCGGCCCTGTCCCAGAGGACCTTTGCGCAAGCAAGTCGGTCCAGAACATTACCCTGGAAGGCAACAACCTGGACAAGAACCTCGGCCCCAACTGCGCCCAGGCTCTGAAGAAGGGTGTCCTGACCATCTAA
- a CDS encoding F-box domain containing protein — protein sequence MAAEMLVPRAHIQNFSEASTVEPHWGYSVRLVPCTNDKGSCEYLDIVYHSHDLGMLYTGIIWATIGAILLIWGVGRHFARSQPSGVQLPAVVGEGVPRRRSAFERLQRAIPAYARRYLLPDAARPIFGRVTRTQVLTLLVLTGYLTIFTFVGIVYKKWVTPVKKIPGLYQTRSSLGPWSDRIGVLAYALTPLSVMLSTRESILSLVTGLPYQSFNFLHRWLGYIIFVQSALHTIGWCIIEIRLYQPQPTVAIEWIVQTYMVWGLVAMILLTLLVVLSTPWGIRLTGYEFFRKAHYVLAMVYIGACWGHWEKLKVFLLPGLIVWFIDRGIRFARTALLHYNFLPSGHMGFRAASANISLFKDEVNGDVVRLDYDHPQDAWAVGQHFYLTFPDSSIWQSHPFTPISRPVFGADTQRHSYIFRARKGETRKIADLSMKRIANIGNHEESHEGLMAAARLSVVMTGPYGERTMRSLASDSNVICIAGGTGIAYVLPVLLDLASQTQTPDRHMSLVWVVRRRSDIDWVAPELAILKRKCRNLRTGIHIYVTRAAEEAGIPPPAVSEKVGASDCAKEIAPATSSAASSSLDASSALSVHGVSKSDLGLNHIQARPNLDAVVADFVAGTVRGGTDVFASGPGGMISDLRRIVANTNKGGEVMKGNDKWDKTATCIIDAMTELLDLCYDMLMKILEEINPEDVAACAQASKGFNEFVTKNTRLHKSLYVKHFDDPRRRKPQDPEPDWARELKRVVEFQKILHSAHNDVKTEAFHSVCTTAIHLIATMSNDDSGVSHNQQLIEHYFQKIPQNHNAFMCRSSLYGRAGGLTHRPADNEEDRQLSAKLHSLLGFTPRKFKWNDLAHHPYARSHVYDLRNYTDKNQWGPFRKDGSMRVDWEMIECLMIVIGYNSHLSSQKDPQLHQAPWFRALDGLIPAETERPGQGQTDYLTLVRQPDIALDMKDPYGVSAIYGRLVCFLDYQDLWHFNFSNEAMRVPPNRPREALTADEAFRHIVMSLWVTDVTAPGPLDHPDLPIVHFEGVSRSVNAQWDPNANSGIRGTVRMTREGEVRWQTISVFQGGEERWRSDGIQVGGMRCPRGVIGTWFDKDFDAHGPAGPTAFWKIAERLSDSDREGSDSDNDV from the exons ATGGCCGCCGAGATGCTGGTCCCGCGGGCGCACATTCAAAACTTCAGCGAGGCGAGCACCGTTGAGCCGCACTGGGGTTATTCTGTTCGTCTCGTCCCATGTACCAACGACAAGGGCTCCTGCGAATATCTCGACATCGTCTACCACAGCCATGACCTGGGAATGCTATACACTGGCATCATATGGGCGACTATTGGCGCCATACTGCTGATATGGGGTGTCGGACGACATTTCGCGCGATCGCAGCCGTCCGGCGTCCAACTACCGGCGGTGGTAGGCGAGGGAGTACCGCGAAGACGCAGCGCATTCGAACGACTACAACGAGCCATCCCAGCGTACGCACGACGATACCTCCTTCCCGATGCTGCGCGACCAATCTTTGGCCGTGTCACGCGTACCCAGGTCTTGACGCTACTAGTCCTGACCGGCTACCTGACCATCTTCACCTTCGTTGGCATTGTCTACAAAAAATGGGTAACGCCCGTGAAGAAGATCCCCGGCCTATATCAAACGCGCAGCAGTCTCGGACCGTGGTCTGATCGAATCGGAGTCCTCGCATATGCCCTCACACCCCTCTCCGTCATGCTCTCGACCCGCGAATCCATCCTATCGCTCGTCACGGGACTGCCATACCAGAGTTTCAACTTCCTCCATCGCTGGCTTGGATACATCATCTTTGTTCAATCAGCTCTCCACACCATCGGTTGGTGCATCATTGAAATTCGTCTGTATCAGCCTCAACCCACCGTCGCCATAGAATGGATTGTGCAGACTTATATGGTCTGGGGCTTGGTCGCAATGATTCTTTTGACCCTCCTCGTCGTACTCTCCACGCCATGGGGTATTCGACTGACTGGCTACGAGTTCTTCCGTAAGGCTCACTACGTCCTCGCCATGGTGTACATTGGCGCCTGCTGGGGACACTGGGAGAAACTCAAGGTCTTCCTCCTACCAGGCCTCATCGTTTGGTTCATTGACCGCGGTATCCGCTTCGCCAGGACCGCACTGCTACACTACAACTTCCTACCCTCCGGGCACATGGGTTTTCGGGCAGCCTCTGCAAACATCTCGCTCTTCAAGGATGAAGTCAACGGCGATGTCGTGCGTCTGGATTACGACCATCCTCAAGACGCTTGGGCTGTCGGTCAGCACTTCTACTTGACGTTCCCTGACAGCAGCATCTGGCAGTCTCACCCATTCACGCCCATCAGCCGCCCAGTCTTCGGTGCTGACACCCAACGCCACTCGTACATTTTCCGCGCCAGGAAAGGCGAAACCAGGAAGATTGCCGACCTTTCCATGAAGCGCATCGCGAACATTGGGAACCACGAAGAGTCGCACGAAGGTCTAATGGCTGCTGCCCGCCTTTCTGTAGTAATGACCGGTCCTTATGGTGAGCGCACCATGCGTAGCTTAGCATCCGATTCAAACGTCATCTGCATCGCAGGCGGTACCGGTATCGCCTACGTCCTACCCGTACTTCTTGATCTCGCTTCCCAAACACAAACACCCGATCGCCACATGTCTCTCGTGTGGGTTGTGCGTCGCCGAAGCGACATCGACTGGGTTGCACCCGAACTCGCGATCCTAAAGCGCAAGTGCCGCAACCTTCGCACCGGCATCCACATCTACGTTACCCGCGCCGCAGAAGAAGCCGGCATCCCGCCACCCGCTGTTTCGGAAAAAGTTGGTGCAAGCGACTGCGCAAAGGAGATTGCTCCTGCTACATCCAGCGCCGCCTCGTCGTCTCTTGATGCGTCCTCGGCGTTGTCGGTACATGGAGTTTCAAAGTCGGATCTGGGCTTGAATCATATCCAGGCAAGGCCAAACCTCGATGCTGTTGTGGCGGATTTCGTCGCTGGTACTGTACGAGGAGGCACGGATGTTTTTGCCTCGGGGCCTGGTGGCATGATTAGCGATCTGAGGCGGATAGTAGCGAACACCAACAAGGGTGGCGAGGTGATGAAGGGAAATGACAAGTGGGAT AAGACTGCCACCTGTATAATCGACGCGATGACTGAATTACTTGATCTCTGTTATGATATGCTGATGAAGATCTTGGAGGAGATCAACCCTGAAGACGTTGCAGCATGTGCTCAGGCATCAAAGGGCTTCAACGAGTTCGTCACAAAGAACACGCGCCTTCACAAGAGCCTATATGTGAAGCACTTT GATGACCCTCGTCGACGAAAGCCGCAAGATCCAGAGCCGGACTGGGCAAGGGAATTGAAGAGAGTGGTTGAATTCCAAAAGATCCTCCATTCCGCTCACAATGATGTCAAG ACAGAAGCGTTTCATAGCGTCTGTACGACAGCTATACATCTCATCGCCACCATGTCGAATGACGACTCCGGTGTCTCGCACAACCAACAGCTGATTGAACATTATTTCCAGAAAATACCACAGAACCACAATGCTTTCATGTGTCGCTCATCACTCTACGGACGTGCAGGGGGATTGACTCACCGGCCAGCTGACAACGAAGAAGACCGTCAATTAAGTGCGAAGCTGCACAGCCTACTCGGATTCACTCCCCGGAAATTCAAATGGAATGATCTCGCCCACCACCCGTATGCCAGGTCACACGTCTACGACCTGCGAAATTATACCGACAAAAACCAATGGGGCCCGTTCCGCAAGGACGGCAGCATGCGTGTGGATTGGGAGATGATAGAGTGTCTGATGATTGTCATTGGATACAACTCCCATCTAAGCTCCCAAAAGGATCCACAACTACACCAGGCCCCATGGTTTCGCGCGCTCGATGGGCTGATTCCTGCAGAGACAGAGCGCCCAGGTCAAGGTCAAACAGATTACCTGACGCTCGTACGCCAGCCGGATATTGCTTTGGATATGAAAGATCCTTATGGTGTTTCGGCCATCTATGGGCGT CTCGTCTGTTTCCTTGATTACCAAGACCTGTGGCATTTTAATTTCAGCAACGAGGCAATGAGAGTACCGCCCAACAGACCGAGAGAGGCGCTTACCGCCGATGAGGCCTTCAGACATATCGTCATGAGTCTTTGGGTTACCGATGTCACTGCACCGGGCCCCTTGGATCACCCCGACTTACCCATAGTACATTTCGAGGGCGTGTCAAGATCTGTAAACGCCCAGTGGGATCCCAATGCCAACTCTGGGATTCGTGGTACTGTTCGGATGACGCGCGAAGGCGAGGTTCGCTGGCAGACCATCTCAGTGTTTCAAGG CGGTGAGGAGCGGTGGCGTAGCGACGGAATCCAAGTTGGCGGCATGCGCTGTCCACGCGGTGTTATCGGAACATGGTTCGACAAGGACTTCGACGCCCACGGACCTGCGGGACCGACGGCATTTTGGAAGATTGCCGAGCGACTATCGGACTCAGACAGAGAAGGCAGTGATTCTGACAACGACGTTTAG
- a CDS encoding high affinity copper transporter, with product MHGMSGMGGMGGNNTCVTEMLWNWRVTDACFLSSSWHITNNGSMAASCIGAALLVVCLEFLRRVSHEYDAFLLRQFQRQLHAQQAALAAAAPSNCCDGPVTTLGTQHATFRASSLQQFVRAVIHGVTLGLAYIVMLLIMYFNGWIFISVVLGAILGKFLCDWLVVRIPYTAPGEKEERRSSIGAAGPTGCCA from the exons ATGCACGGAATGTCAGGAATGGGCGGCATGGGCGGGAACAATACATGCGTAACAGAG ATGTTGTGGAACTGGCGGGTCACCGACGCCTGCTTCCTCTCCTCATCATGGCACATCACCAACAACGGCTCAATGGCTGCTAGCTGCATCGGCGCCGCCCTCCTCGTCGTCTGTCTCGAATTCCTCCGCCGCGTCAGCCACGAATACGACGCCTTTCTCCTCCGCCAATTCCAACGTCAACTCCACGCGCAACAAGCCGCTCTAGCAGCAGCCGCGCCCTCAAACTGCTGCGACGGTCCCGTCACAACGCTAGGAACCCAGCATGCAACTTTCCGCGCCAGCTCATTACAACAATTCGTCCGCGCTGTTATCCACGGGGTCACGCTTGGTTTGGCATACATTGTCATGTTGCTGATTATGTACTTCAACGGCTGGATCTTCATCTCAGTGGTGCTGGGTGCCATTCTGGGCAAGTTTCTGTGCGACTGGTTGGTGGTTAGGATACCTTATACTGCGCCGGGAGAGAAGGAAGAGCGACGTTCTTCCATCGGCGCGGCTGGGCCTACTGGTTGTTGTGCTTAG
- a CDS encoding Cutinase multi-domain protein: protein MRLLLPSLLALISGASLAVAQQRCDVPSPGVYCNTTDILAYQTTDCKPFHIFVVRGSDEPYPGRLGNLTKQICDEIGGSDACGFENVEYPAKSTAWGQGVWCDSASKGAANGQAQMKDYNANCPDSKLIVLGFSQGGSVAQDMLSGGGGEVFACKQDMNPALDPGLAAKVVAAATFGAVVRSRDQDFTVGQGVNYDGTSPRAPDHLKALNTFSDRFLDYCHYGDPICAVGSLPASVEEHLNYFVKHNAQVIEWVAAMAKVGAGDASAKPSKPILAVSPWSTSVAARPAAATGSASATPSLIGTMSVTRSSSSASATQTSLTGAAPSLGAALGYLMAIPLAVVVL, encoded by the exons ATGAGACTCCTTCTCCCCTCTCTCCTCGCTCTCATCAGCGGTGCCAGCCTCGCCGTCGCCCAACAGCGCTGCGACGTCCCCTCCCCAGGCGTCTACTGCAACACCACCGACATCCTCGCCTACCAGACCACCGACTGCAAGCCCTTCCACATCTTCGTCGTCCGCGGCTCCGACGAGCCCTACCCCGGCCGTCTAGGCAACCTCACCAAGCAAATCTGCGACGAAATCGGTGGCTCCGACGCGTGCGGCTTTGAAAATGTAGAGTACCCCGCGAAGAGCACGGCGTGGGGCCAAGGCGTATGGTGCGACTCTGCCAGCAAAGGCGCTGCAAACGGCCAAGCGCAGATGAAGGACTACAACGCAAATTGTCCCGACTCCAAGTTGATTGTGCTGGGTTTCTCGCAGGGAGGGTCCGTGGCGCAGGATATGCTCAGCGGGGGTGGTGGTGAGGTGTTTGCTTGCAAGCAGGATATGAATCCAGCCTTGGACCCTGGTCTGGCTGCTAAAG TTGTCGCGGCTGCTACGTTTGGCGCCGTCGTCCGCTCGCGAGACCAGGATTTCACCGTCGGCCAGGGCGTCAATTATGATGGGACGAGTCCTCGTGCGCCAGATCATCTCAAGGCTTTAAACACCTTTTCCGATCGCTTCCTCGATTACTGCCACTATGGTGATCCTATTTGCGCGGTGGGGTCCCTGCCTGCAAGCGTCGAGGAGCACTTGAATTACTTTGTCAAACATAATGCTCAGGTTATTGAGTGGGTCGCTGCCATGGCCAAAGTCGGTGCTGGTGATGCTAGTGCGAAGCCGAGCAAGCCCATCCTCGCCGTTTCTCCTTGGTCAACGAGTGTTGCTGCTAGACCTGCTGCCGCGACTGGATCCGCTTCTGCTACTCCTTCACTTATCGGCACTATGAGCGTGACACGCTCCAGCTCCAGCGCGAGTGCAACGCAGACGAGTCTCACTGGCGCTGCTCCCTCTCTGGGTGCTGCGTTGGGATACTTGATGGCCATTCCTCTTGCTGTGGTTGTCTTGTAA
- a CDS encoding PotE, Amino acid transporter, whose amino-acid sequence MGFTFKGLTSSALVSGNKASAYADNKDVADVPASFQGHTSMDVSRPDEKLGSPRSSPMSNDSDEELNKVDTTAEQGVQAVQAASLIWKKRDLMLAYMFMWFIQFFTAYTSSTSSTLSPYVTSSFNKHSLTALTTVISSIVAGIWKLPYAKILNIWGRPFGLCLGVAIYVVGLVLMASCNNVKAYCAAQTFFYVGYNSINFFVTVFIADTSKLKNRALFISYASSPWLVTTWIYGYGVNGIIAPGGIGFRWAFGIFAILAPIVCSPLIALFVIYEGKARKQGLIKPRPSRGNFGQTVVYYLREFDAVGLLILATGLSLFLVAFNIYTYQADEWKSPLIICFLVFGALLIVAFGLWEKYGATVTFIPWPLLKNRTVIFTYTMAGSLYIGWYCWDSYFYSLLVVLFNQTPVHATWIANIYTMGSCFICILYGVALRYYGKLKIYSLFWGVPLTMLGVGLMIKFRQPDENIGYIVMCMLFISFGGGVLVVSEQTTLMAVSKQQDFPALLAVESMIIAIGSAIGSTVAGAIWTGVFPARLKANLPASALDNITNIYGNIDVQSGYPVGSPARDAINLSYGQTQKYMLISAVCVYCMTLFSVALWQNVDVRTMKQRTIGLL is encoded by the exons ATGGGTTTCACTTTCAAGGGATTGACCAGCAGTGCCTTGGTTTCTGGCAACAAGGCCTCCGCTTACGCTGACAACAAAGATGTCGCCGACGTCCCCGCTTCGTTCCAGGGACACACCAGCATGGATGTTTCTCGTCCTGACGAGAAGCTGGGTAGCCCAAGGTCTTCCCCGATGAGCAATGACTCTGATGAGGAGCTGAACAAGGTCGACACTACCGCCGAACAAGGTGTGCAGGCTGTTCAGGCTGCCTCTCTCATCTGGAAGAAGAGAGACTTGATGCTGGCCTACATGTT CATGTGGTTCATCCAGTTCTTCACCGCCTATACTTCCAGCACCTCCAGTACCCTCTCGCCATACGTCACCAGCAGTTTCAACAAACACTCCTTGACCGCTCTGACTACTGTCATTTCGTCAATTGTCGCTGGTATCTGGAAGCTCCCCTATGCCAAAATCCTCAACATCTGGGGCCGACCTTTTGGTCTCTGCCTCGGTGTGGCCATCTATGTCGTTGGCCTTGTCTTGATGGCATCCTGCAACAACGTCAAGGCTTACTGCGCCGCCCAGACGTTTTTCTACGTCGGCTATAACAGTATCAACTTCTTTGTTACTGTCTTCATTGCCGATACCTCCAAGCTGAAGAACCGAGCCCTCTTCATCTCGTACGCATCCTCTCCCTGGCTTGTTACCACTTGGATCTACGGCTATGGTGTCAATGGCATTATAGCTCCTGGTGGCATTGGCTTCCGATGGGCGTTTGGTATATTTGCAATCCTCGCGCCTATTGTCTGCTCGCCTCTCATCGCCTTGTTTGTGATTTACGAGGGCAAAGCACGCAAGCAGGGTCTCATCAAACCACGACCAAGCCGGGGTAACTTTGGCCAGACAGTCGTGTACTACCTCCGCGAGTTCGATGCCGTCGGCCTTTTGATCCTGGCTACTGGACTGTCGCTCTTCCTCGTTGCCTTCAACATCTACACCTACCAGGCCGATGAGTGGAAATCACCTCTGATCATCTGCTTCCTTGTTTTCGGCGCGCTCTTGATTGTTGCGTTTGGTCTTTGGGAGAAGTATGGTGCCACAGTCACATTCATCCCATGGCCTCTGCTCAAGAACCGAACTGTCATCTTCACATACACCATGGCTGGCTCGCTGTACATTGGCTGGTACTGCTGGGACTCGTACTTTTACTCGCTGCTTGTTGTCTTGTTCAACCAGACGCCCGTACACGCCACATGGATTGCCAACATCTACACCATGGGCAGTTGCTTCATCTGCATCTTGTATGGTGTTGCCCTGCGCTACTACGGAAAGCTCAAGATTTACTCTCTGTTCTGGGGCGTACCTCTTACAATGCTGGGTGTTGGTCTCATGATCAAGTTCCGCCAGCCCGACGAGAACATTGGCTACATTGTCATGTGCATGCTCTTCATCTCGTTTGGTGGCGGTGTTCTCGTCGTCTCGGAACAAACCACTCTCATGGCCGTGTCCAAGCAACAGGACTTCCCTGCTCTTCTCGCCGTCGAATCGATGATTATTGCGATCGGTAGTGCTATCGGCTCCACCGTCGCTGGTGCCATCTGGACTGGTGTCTTCCCTGCTCGTCTCAAGGCGAATCTGCCCGCGAGCGCCCTCGACAACATCACAAATATTTACGGTAACATCGACGTACAATCCGGCTACCCTGTTGGAAGCCCCGCTCGCGATGCCATCAACCTCAGCTACGGTCAGACACAAAAGTACATGCTCATCTCGGCTGTGTGCGTCTACTGCATGACTCTGTTCAGCGTTGCCCTTTGGCAGAACGTTGACGTCAGGACCATGAAGCAGAGGACCATTGGTCTCTTGTAA
- a CDS encoding chromo domain-containing protein has translation MPPALSDHESSDAESVPAKGRGRGKQSQAGPEPVDDEDEDDSEVGEDEYVVEAIHGHRFQKGVLQFDVKWEGYDDPSDRTWETEENMEGASDVLKEYFAKIGGRPEPKGRKRKGRRSIAGPKSVSGTSTTSVKRAKQDKLAKAEPQWTPPPGSWEHDVSHIDTVEEKADPKTGELGRFAYIVWLNQQKTLHPLKHVYQKCPQKMLEYYESHLVFTNNVDETLNGDEGDDVIMKGH, from the exons ATGCCTC CCGCTCTCAGCGACCACGAATCCTCTGATGCCGAAAGCGTACCCGCCAAGGGAAGGGGAAGGGGCAAGCAGTCACAGGCTGGGCCGGAGCCGGTAGATgacgaggacgaggatgACAGTGAAGTTGGGGAGGACGA ATATGTCGTCGAGGCAATCCACGGTCATCGGTTCCAAAAG GGCGTCCTCCAATTCGATGTAAAATGGGAAGGTTATGACGACCCCAGTGACAGAACCTGGGAGACAGAAGAGAACAT GGAGGGTGCGAGTGACGTCTTGAAGGAGTACTTCGCAAAGATTGGCGGGCGTCCAGAGCCCAAGGGTCGAAAACGGAAGGGACGACGATCGATTGCAGGCCCCAAATCAGTCTCGGGCACTTCCACAACTAGTGTCAAGCGGGCAAAGCAAGATAAGCTTGCAAAAGCAGAACCCCAATGGACCCCACCCCCAGGCTCATGGGAGCACGACGTCAGTCACATTGACACGGTCGAGGAGAAGGCCGATCCCAAGACGGGTGAACTTGGCAGATTCGCCTACATCGTATGGCTCAACCAGCAAAAGACGCTACATCCCCTCAAGCACGTTTATCAGAAATGCCCACAAAAG ATGTTGGAATACTACGAAAGCCACCTAGTCTTTACGAACAACGTCGACGAAACACTAAATGGTGATGAAGGCGACGACGTTATAATGAAAGGCCACTAA